CCCGCAACTCGGCGAGACTTGCTTCAACCGAATAGGTCTGCGACTTGCCCGGCGCAACCAGAGACAGCCGCCACGGTAGTCTAAAGCAGCATACCCACTGAAGCCGTCGGTGCAATACTGAAATGCCCGTGGCGCTTGATCCACCACCGCCTGTAACACCACTTCATCGCGGGATAGAGTATCTACTAGATCATCACGCAGCGCGTCCGACGCTCGACCTGCGTGATGAGATCGGCGCATTTTTTTACTCCCGACGAATGTGAACTGCTCTCAAGCTCGACGATAGGTTAGTCGTCGGTTGGGGGCTGTGGGATGGGGGACATCCAAGGCACGTTCACCGCGCGCACTTGACCCAGTTGGCTACCGATTGCGCACTTGACACGCAAATTGCGCCCGATGCGTCGGAAGCTGAGGCTATCTAGATACATCTCGACGGCTTGGCGCGGGATTCTAAGCGGGTAGCCGATTGGGTTGGGCTGAGGAATGAAATGACGATGGCAGTCCCTGCACAGGTAGCGCTGGCTACTGTGGTGATTCTTGCCTTGTTTGACCCCAGATTCGCTTATGTCTCTTTGGACACTTCATGCATCCAATTTTATTTACTCCCAGGTTTGCTCAATTGATATAGAACAAGTAAAAAGAATTCTGCTTGATATTGGTTACATTTATTAGTCATACATGATGTTAAAAGCTTTATTGCTGCTTCTTTATACATAAGCGAAGAAATTCTAAGCAAATGTAGTTTTGTTTCAATACCCAATAAACAGTGATCTGATATAAAAGATATGTAATCCAACAATAAGCCGGTTTAAATCTCATGATTATATTCAATGTATTCTAAAATATATAATTTATATCTTGCGTAGGATCAAACGTCGTGATATAATGATATACATGATCTCTGAAAAGGCACAGCCCGACCGCCAATATCTTATTGACGGCACGCTTATGTCTTCTGATGAAATATTCAAAAAGTATAAAAATTTAATTCATTCTATATGTAAACACTATCGGCATCATACTGATGTGCCTTACGATGATCTTTTTCAAAGTGGTGCACTCGGTTTATGGAGGGCATTGCACAAATACAATCCGGATTTGGGCATAAAATTTTCTACTTATGCAGTGCCATGGATCAAAACCATGGTTGCTAATACTGTGAGAAAACACAAGGAATTAGTTCGCATACCCCGCACACTTTTAGATAAATATATTAAGGCGGTGAATTACTACAAAAGAGTTGTCGTGGAAGAAGGCCGTGTGCCAGATGAAGATGAGGTTAGTAAATATATCATGAAAAATCACATGCTACCTAATCCTATTATTCAATACATAAGCATAGATCACCACCCTAATGATGGAAATGCTAGTATAGAAGAAATCATGGATAATGAAATATACTCAGATTTTGTAAAAGAACGTTTGAAAGCGTTTTTAAGGGAAAAAATAAATGAATTACCTGAAATAGAGCGCCAAATTGTTTGTTTAAGACTAGGATTCAATGACAATAGTAAACCCTACACCTTCAGAAAAATATCTGAAATATTGGGAAAGAGCGTAAGCGAAGTGAAGAAAATTTATTCAGTAGCCATAGAAACAATTAAGGATAAGTACGAAAATAGCCCTTACGTATGAAAAAGAAATTCATCGTGCCGTTTTTCATCATGTCTACTATTGTCATAGCATCATTTCTGCTTTTTTTTGATAGGAGATCTTCTGGTGACAATAAAAAGAATGATGAGATTATAATCATAAAAACACCTCTCAACAGAGAACGTCAAGTGGATCCAAACTGCTCATCATTCTTCCCGCTTGCTGTAGGCTCCTATTGGCATTATCGTATCGATGATGAAGATCATGGGACTTACTACTTAAGAAGACAAGTGTCTGAAAAATTAACAGATGGTCGCTATGTTTTAAATAGCCGTGCATATTACTTACTCTCCTCACCAGGTGAGGATCGGGATGATACACCTACTTATGATCATGTATCACCAGATCAGACCATGGTCGTTGATGACTTATTACAGTGTTCCGATCAATCTGTTTTTTGGCTTGAATTATCATTTCCTATGATTGGCCTTACCTATAATGCCAATGGCATCTACTTACCGAAAGACTTGCTGACTCGTCAGAACCCGTGGTTTATTGAATATAGTTTAAAGGGGACAAAATACAAGCGATCCGTTGTGTGTAGTAAGATAAAAAAAGACAAGATAAAGGAAAAGAGTGTGGTTTATATAAAATGCAGGAGCGAATATAATATGTCTGATGATAACGTGTCTTCTATATTTTTACCTATAGAGTCTGAAATAGCTTTTATGGAAGGAGTAGGTATTTATACTGTTACTGCAATTTTACCGAAACAAGATTCTGACGATATGAGCATGGAAAAAATTGTTTATCAACTCCAGGATTATTATATCCCATAGAATTATTATAAAATGAAAACATTTTAATGGTAATCAAAAATTTTTGTGTTTTTATTTTATATGATTTATTAAATTATTGCTTAGTATAGTATAAGAGTAATTAAATTTATAGTTGTATACAGAAATTATAGAATCAGTTTTAACATTGCGGGCAAATAATATGATATACACGCAATCCCCCATCGCTATACAATTTAGCATAGTCATTCGGTTTGTTATAAAAATTCGGCAATAATTAATGCGCGATATTTATAGTATACCACATAAACGTTTTGTTCTATAATCAGATAAAGTTATTATATATTTTTATAAATCGTATGTTATTCCGGATAGTGCGCAGATAAATCCATGCCTTCTGCAAATCTATAATATACAAGAATTGCGAGAGCAAAAAATGGCTGATGGTATGATTGAGTAAATTTTAAACACTTAGGATAACGTCGGTACTGTGATACTAGTAGTGTATAAATAAGCTGATTTACCATTTGCAGCTTTAGTGCTTTGTATAGTATTAAGAATCGAGGCTATCCATCAAACAAATTCATCCGAGTTATAAGATTTATTTCGAGAGCTAAATTTTTTATTATTCATTTGAAGCCATGAAAAAATAATATTATACGTCTGGCGATGATTTTATCGATATTCTTGTTATAAATAACCAGATATTTATCTTTCGATTGATATGTTTTTCGATCTTTCAAAAGATTATACTAACATTGGGTGTGAAAGGCTCAGCCTGTTTATTTTAAAATACTCATGATATAGTTTTGTTTTACAAGTTGGCCTTGATTAAAGCGTAAGCTAAGCTATAATAAGGACATGAAAAAAACCTATACAACCTTGCTAGAAAAAATAAAGCTTTTTATATTGATATTTTTCGTGTTATTTTCTTCGATAAAACTCGTCCATGCTGATCCTAATATTCCAGCTCAACTCGCACAATCCGGCACATCTGGTCAAAATACAAGTAGCTCTGGAGGACAATCATCCTCTCCATCAGATAATATTGTCGCGGTTAGTGGTAGTACAACTATAGGTGAGATTGTCAATGAATTTATACAAAATATCACTGCTCTACTTAAGGTGCGCATGTTCATGCCGGTCCAAATGTTCTCCGGCGTTCTCAATGCATCCGTCACATCTCTATTCAGCGGAGCCTTAACAGATACACGAGCAGGTATCTCCAGATTTATTTCTTTTTACTTTACAAGAGGTCTGCCTGTTTCAGAGTCTCAAGCCTTTGCCATAGCGCCAT
This genomic window from Candidatus Methylacidiphilales bacterium contains:
- a CDS encoding sigma-70 family RNA polymerase sigma factor; the encoded protein is MISEKAQPDRQYLIDGTLMSSDEIFKKYKNLIHSICKHYRHHTDVPYDDLFQSGALGLWRALHKYNPDLGIKFSTYAVPWIKTMVANTVRKHKELVRIPRTLLDKYIKAVNYYKRVVVEEGRVPDEDEVSKYIMKNHMLPNPIIQYISIDHHPNDGNASIEEIMDNEIYSDFVKERLKAFLREKINELPEIERQIVCLRLGFNDNSKPYTFRKISEILGKSVSEVKKIYSVAIETIKDKYENSPYV